From Staphylococcus delphini, one genomic window encodes:
- a CDS encoding NAD(P)H-hydrate dehydratase has product MKTLSAVHIPKRKDDTHKGDYGRILLIGGNANLGGAIMLAARACVYSGSGLITVATHPTNHVALHSRCPEAMVIDINDTKKLTKMIEASDCILIGPGLGLDFKGNNAMTFLLQNIQPHHTLIVDGDAISIVSKLKPEIPACNVIYTPHQKEWERLSGIPIEEQTYETNRAAVDRLGATVVLKKHGTEIYFENDAYKLEVGSPAMATGGMGDTLAGMITSFVGQFDDVIDAITSATYTHSYIGDKLAKDMYVVPPSKIIDEIPYAMKQLEEK; this is encoded by the coding sequence GTGAAAACATTGTCAGCTGTTCACATTCCTAAACGTAAGGATGACACACATAAAGGCGACTATGGACGTATTCTGTTAATTGGGGGCAATGCCAATTTAGGTGGCGCCATCATGTTAGCAGCACGCGCTTGTGTATATAGCGGAAGTGGCTTAATTACAGTCGCAACGCATCCAACAAATCATGTCGCATTACATTCTCGTTGTCCCGAAGCAATGGTCATCGACATCAATGATACGAAAAAACTAACGAAAATGATTGAAGCTTCTGATTGTATTTTAATCGGACCAGGTTTAGGGTTAGATTTTAAAGGTAACAATGCAATGACATTTTTACTGCAAAATATTCAACCCCACCACACTTTAATTGTGGATGGTGATGCGATTTCAATCGTCAGCAAACTTAAACCTGAAATTCCAGCTTGCAATGTCATTTACACACCACATCAAAAAGAGTGGGAGCGTTTGAGTGGCATTCCGATTGAGGAACAAACGTATGAAACAAACCGTGCCGCAGTTGATCGTTTAGGTGCTACGGTCGTGCTCAAAAAACACGGTACAGAAATATACTTTGAAAATGACGCATACAAGCTTGAAGTCGGTAGCCCAGCGATGGCAACAGGTGGCATGGGGGATACACTTGCCGGCATGATTACGAGCTTTGTGGGACAATTTGACGACGTGATTGATGCCATTACAAGTGCAACTTATACGCACAGTTATATTGGAGATAAGTTGGCAAAGGATATGTATGTCGTACCCCCATCAAAAATTATTGATGAAATTCCTTATGCGATGAAGCAATTAGAGGAAAAATAA
- a CDS encoding RNA-binding S4 domain-containing protein yields the protein MNGVMNLAEEIIVDGALTLGQFLNYEGIIESGGQAKWFLSEYEVFLNGELETRRGKKLQDGDQLDIPEVGSYIIKFGEQ from the coding sequence ATGAATGGAGTGATGAATTTGGCTGAGGAAATAATCGTTGATGGCGCACTAACTTTAGGACAATTTTTAAACTATGAAGGCATTATTGAATCTGGGGGCCAAGCGAAATGGTTCTTAAGTGAATATGAGGTCTTCTTAAATGGCGAATTGGAAACGCGTCGTGGCAAAAAACTGCAAGATGGCGATCAATTAGACATTCCTGAAGTAGGTTCATACATCATCAAATTCGGTGAGCAATGA
- a CDS encoding AzlC family ABC transporter permease — protein MSYTTFKQGIRDCLPTVLGYAGVGFSFGIVSVASGFNILEILLLSLLVYAGAAQFIIIALIAVQTPIWVIVLTAMIVNSRMFLLSMTLAPNFKHDHFIHRVGVGSLLTDETFAVAITPYSKGHTITYQWMYGLNLLAYLFWALVTVLGGLLGDFFQHPEVFGLDYAITAMFIFLAISQFEGITKSKLRVYLYLVAIVIVMMLLLSLFLPSYLAILLASTLSATIGMVIDR, from the coding sequence ATGTCTTACACTACATTTAAACAAGGCATCCGCGATTGTCTCCCTACTGTACTAGGCTATGCTGGGGTAGGCTTTTCATTTGGAATTGTGAGTGTCGCATCAGGATTCAACATTTTAGAAATATTACTGCTCTCTTTACTCGTTTATGCAGGGGCAGCGCAATTTATTATTATCGCACTCATTGCCGTACAAACGCCGATCTGGGTCATTGTACTCACTGCGATGATTGTCAATAGCCGTATGTTTTTATTAAGCATGACATTGGCGCCAAATTTCAAACATGATCATTTTATACATAGGGTAGGGGTAGGGTCTTTGTTGACGGATGAAACATTTGCTGTTGCGATCACGCCTTATTCGAAAGGACACACGATAACATATCAGTGGATGTATGGCTTAAATTTACTGGCCTACTTATTTTGGGCATTGGTTACTGTGCTCGGTGGATTGTTAGGTGACTTCTTCCAACATCCAGAAGTATTTGGCTTGGACTACGCGATTACAGCGATGTTTATCTTTTTAGCAATTTCACAATTTGAAGGTATTACGAAATCGAAATTACGGGTCTATCTCTACTTAGTTGCAATCGTCATTGTTATGATGTTGCTACTCAGTCTATTTTTACCTTCGTATTTAGCAATCTTACTTGCATCGACTTTAAGTGCGACGATAGGGATGGTGATTGACCGATGA
- a CDS encoding AzlD domain-containing protein has protein sequence MSMYVFWTIFLAGLGTLLIRITPFVMISRMELSDKVLKWLTFIPITLFTALVVDGFIQQQEGVMGYTLNWNFIIALIPTLIIAFWTRSLTITVIVGMVSVALLRIIGLF, from the coding sequence ATGAGCATGTACGTATTTTGGACGATCTTTTTAGCAGGACTGGGCACTTTACTCATCAGAATCACACCTTTTGTCATGATTTCACGTATGGAACTGTCTGACAAGGTGCTCAAATGGCTGACGTTTATTCCAATTACATTATTTACTGCGTTAGTGGTCGATGGATTCATTCAGCAACAAGAAGGCGTGATGGGTTATACATTGAATTGGAACTTTATCATCGCGCTCATTCCGACACTTATCATTGCTTTTTGGACGAGGAGTTTAACGATAACAGTTATTGTCGGTATGGTCAGTGTGGCATTGTTGAGAATTATCGGATTATTCTAA
- the hutH gene encoding histidine ammonia-lyase produces the protein MTLRLTGEQLTIEAIRQFLVYEDKVEVTEEAQARVERSRAIVERIIANKETVYGITTGFGLFSDVLIDQQRYNQLQVNLIRSHACGIGAPFASNVSLVMMVLRLNTLLKGHSGVTMDLVEQLVFFINQRIIPVIPQQGSLGASGDLAPLSHLALALIGEGKVEYKGEVLDSSDVLKQFNRKPLTLQAKEGLALINGTQAMTAQGVISWIETENLAYQAEWIAALTHQALHGITDAYHEAVHQVRNFEEQTAVARRMSDWLEGSKLTTRQGEMRVQDPYTLRCIPQIHGASFQVFQYVREKLEFEMNAANDNPLIFNEGDETLVISGGNFHGQPVAFALDFLKLGTSELANVAERRLERLVNPQLNGGLPAFLSPEPGLQSGAMIMQYAAASLVSENKTLAHPASVDSIPSSANQEDHVSMGTIASRHGYQILENTRRVIAIEAIIASQAVELRGVEQLSPKTREQYEALRKVVPSIQEDRPFHQDIENVAKYLKNLAYQK, from the coding sequence ATGACATTACGTTTAACAGGTGAGCAGCTGACGATTGAGGCTATACGACAGTTTTTAGTATATGAGGATAAAGTTGAAGTGACTGAGGAAGCACAGGCGCGTGTGGAAAGAAGTCGTGCTATAGTAGAACGGATTATTGCCAATAAAGAAACCGTGTATGGGATTACAACAGGATTTGGTTTGTTTAGTGATGTACTCATTGATCAACAGAGGTACAATCAATTACAAGTTAATTTAATACGTTCACATGCGTGTGGTATCGGTGCCCCTTTTGCATCGAATGTTTCGCTTGTGATGATGGTTTTACGTTTAAACACTTTATTGAAAGGTCATTCAGGAGTGACGATGGATTTAGTAGAGCAATTGGTGTTTTTCATCAATCAACGTATCATTCCTGTTATTCCACAACAAGGTTCTCTCGGTGCTTCGGGTGATTTAGCGCCACTGTCACACCTTGCTTTAGCGTTAATTGGTGAAGGTAAGGTCGAATACAAAGGTGAAGTTTTAGACAGCTCGGACGTCTTAAAACAGTTCAACCGTAAGCCTTTAACGTTACAAGCGAAAGAAGGATTGGCACTGATTAATGGTACACAAGCAATGACAGCACAAGGGGTTATTTCATGGATAGAAACTGAAAATTTGGCATATCAAGCAGAATGGATTGCCGCATTAACACATCAAGCGTTACATGGTATTACAGATGCTTATCATGAAGCGGTCCATCAAGTGCGTAATTTTGAAGAACAGACAGCTGTAGCGAGACGGATGTCAGACTGGCTTGAAGGGTCCAAACTCACGACACGCCAAGGGGAAATGCGTGTTCAAGATCCTTATACATTGCGTTGTATTCCACAAATTCATGGTGCGAGCTTCCAAGTGTTTCAATACGTTCGTGAAAAGTTAGAATTTGAAATGAACGCAGCAAACGATAACCCGCTTATTTTTAATGAAGGCGATGAGACATTGGTCATTTCTGGCGGTAACTTTCACGGTCAACCTGTCGCATTTGCTTTGGATTTCTTAAAGCTCGGGACAAGTGAATTAGCAAACGTGGCGGAACGTCGTCTTGAACGTTTAGTCAATCCGCAACTCAATGGGGGTCTCCCTGCCTTTTTAAGTCCAGAACCAGGCTTGCAAAGTGGCGCGATGATTATGCAGTATGCGGCAGCGAGTCTTGTATCAGAAAATAAAACATTGGCGCATCCGGCGAGTGTTGATTCGATTCCTTCATCCGCCAATCAAGAGGACCACGTTTCCATGGGTACGATTGCGTCACGTCACGGCTATCAAATTTTAGAAAACACACGACGCGTCATTGCGATTGAAGCGATTATAGCCTCACAAGCCGTCGAGTTAAGAGGGGTTGAGCAATTGTCACCCAAAACACGCGAACAATATGAAGCATTGCGTAAAGTGGTACCATCCATTCAAGAAGACCGACCATTTCATCAAGATATTGAAAATGTGGCGAAATATTTAAAGAATCTGGCATATCAGAAATAA
- the gyrA gene encoding DNA gyrase subunit A, with protein MAETPESRINERNISKEMRESFLDYAMSVIVSRALPDVRDGLKPVHRRILYGLNEQGMTPDKPYKKSARIVGDVMGKYHPHGDSSIYEAMVRMAQDFSYRYPLVDGQGNFGSMDGDGAAAMRYTEARMTKLALELLRDINKDTIDFIDNYDGNEREPSVLPSRFPNLLVNGASGIAVGMATNIPPHNMREVIDGVLSLSHNPDITISELMEDIQGPDFPTAGLILGKSGIRRAYETGRGSVIMRAKAEIESRGGGRDRIVVTEIPFQVNKARMIEKIAELVRDKKIDGITDLRDETSLRTGVRVVIDVRKDANASVILNNLYKQTPLQTSFGVNMIALVNGRPQLINLKQALYHYLEHQKEVVRRRTEYNLRKAKDRAHILEGLRIALDHIDEIITIIRESETDKVAMESLQSRFALSERQAQAILDMRLRRLTGLERDKIEQEYNDLIAYIAELEAILADEEKLLELVREELTEIKEKFGDDRRTEIQLGGIDQLEDEDLIPEEQIVITLSHNNYIKRLPASTYRAQNRGGRGVQGMNTLDDDFVSQLVTTSTHDHVLFFTNKGRVYKLKGYEVPELSRQSKGIPIVNAIELDQDEVISTMIAVKDLDSEEDFLVFVTKKGLIKRSALSNFNRINRNGKIAIKFRDDDELIAVRLTDGEKHILIGTAQASLIRFKETDVRAMSRIAAGVKGIRLRDGDEVIGLDVADDDNQDEILVVTEKGYGKRTSIEDYRLSNRGGMGVKTAKLTERNGRLVCITTVEGDEDLMVVTNQGVIIRMEVSNISINGRMAQGVRLIRLDDEQYVSTVAKVKKEPEDIEADEQTTSETIDDVEVVVDDTTPGDTIHTEAPEFEEASPERETLREDFMDRVNEDIENEDK; from the coding sequence ATGGCTGAAACACCTGAATCAAGAATTAATGAACGTAATATCAGCAAAGAGATGCGCGAATCGTTTTTAGACTACGCGATGAGTGTTATCGTATCTCGTGCTTTGCCAGACGTAAGAGATGGTCTAAAACCTGTACATCGTCGTATTTTGTATGGCCTCAATGAACAAGGTATGACCCCTGACAAGCCGTATAAAAAATCTGCCCGTATCGTAGGGGATGTCATGGGGAAATACCATCCACATGGTGACTCGTCAATTTATGAAGCAATGGTACGTATGGCACAAGATTTCAGCTATCGTTATCCACTTGTAGATGGTCAAGGTAACTTCGGTTCGATGGATGGTGATGGTGCCGCGGCAATGCGTTATACAGAAGCACGTATGACGAAGCTTGCACTTGAATTATTACGCGACATCAATAAAGACACGATTGATTTTATCGACAACTATGACGGTAATGAGCGTGAACCGAGCGTCTTGCCATCGCGTTTCCCTAACTTGCTCGTCAATGGTGCGTCAGGTATCGCGGTTGGGATGGCGACCAACATCCCGCCACACAACATGCGTGAAGTGATCGATGGCGTACTGAGTCTAAGCCATAATCCAGACATTACGATTAGTGAATTGATGGAAGACATTCAAGGCCCAGACTTCCCAACTGCCGGGTTGATTCTTGGTAAAAGTGGTATTCGACGCGCATACGAAACAGGTCGCGGTTCTGTCATTATGAGAGCTAAAGCTGAAATTGAATCTCGTGGTGGCGGTCGTGATCGTATAGTCGTGACAGAAATTCCATTCCAAGTGAATAAAGCACGTATGATTGAAAAAATTGCGGAATTAGTCCGTGATAAAAAAATCGATGGCATTACAGATTTACGTGATGAAACGAGCTTACGTACAGGTGTGCGTGTCGTGATTGATGTACGTAAAGATGCGAATGCGAGCGTCATTTTAAATAATTTATATAAACAAACGCCACTTCAAACATCATTTGGGGTGAACATGATTGCTTTAGTCAATGGACGCCCTCAATTGATTAACTTGAAGCAAGCACTTTATCATTACTTAGAGCATCAAAAAGAAGTTGTACGCCGTCGTACGGAATACAATTTACGTAAAGCGAAAGACCGCGCGCACATTCTTGAAGGTCTAAGAATTGCTCTCGATCACATTGATGAAATCATTACAATCATTCGTGAATCAGAGACAGATAAAGTAGCGATGGAAAGTTTACAGTCACGCTTTGCCCTTTCAGAACGTCAAGCACAAGCGATTTTAGACATGCGTTTAAGACGTCTGACAGGCTTAGAACGCGACAAAATTGAACAAGAATATAATGATTTAATTGCGTATATTGCTGAATTAGAAGCGATTTTAGCGGATGAAGAAAAGCTATTAGAACTTGTTCGTGAAGAATTGACTGAGATTAAAGAGAAGTTTGGCGATGACCGTCGTACTGAAATTCAACTCGGTGGTATTGATCAATTAGAAGATGAAGATTTAATCCCAGAAGAGCAAATCGTTATCACATTGAGTCATAACAACTACATTAAACGTTTGCCTGCTTCAACCTACCGTGCGCAAAATCGTGGCGGTCGAGGCGTACAAGGCATGAATACACTTGATGACGATTTCGTAAGTCAGTTAGTGACGACAAGCACGCATGACCATGTGTTGTTCTTTACAAACAAAGGACGTGTCTACAAACTGAAGGGTTATGAAGTGCCGGAACTCTCCCGTCAGTCTAAAGGGATTCCAATTGTCAATGCGATTGAGCTCGATCAAGATGAAGTGATCAGTACGATGATTGCGGTGAAAGACTTAGACTCTGAAGAAGACTTCCTCGTATTCGTAACGAAAAAAGGTTTAATCAAACGTTCAGCATTGAGCAACTTCAACCGTATTAATCGTAACGGTAAAATCGCGATTAAATTCCGTGATGATGATGAACTGATTGCGGTGCGTTTAACAGATGGCGAGAAACACATTCTTATCGGTACAGCCCAAGCATCACTCATTCGTTTTAAAGAAACAGACGTACGTGCGATGAGCCGTATTGCTGCAGGGGTGAAAGGGATCCGTTTAAGAGATGGTGATGAAGTCATTGGTTTAGACGTTGCAGATGATGACAATCAAGATGAAATTTTAGTCGTAACAGAAAAAGGTTACGGTAAACGCACATCGATAGAAGACTACCGTCTGTCTAACCGTGGCGGTATGGGTGTGAAAACAGCGAAACTGACAGAACGAAATGGTCGACTCGTATGTATTACAACTGTAGAAGGCGACGAAGATTTAATGGTTGTGACAAATCAAGGTGTCATCATTCGTATGGAAGTCTCTAATATTTCTATCAACGGTCGTATGGCACAAGGTGTGCGTCTCATTCGATTAGATGATGAACAGTATGTGTCGACAGTGGCGAAAGTGAAGAAAGAGCCAGAAGACATCGAAGCAGATGAGCAAACAACATCAGAGACAATTGATGACGTAGAAGTTGTTGTCGATGATACGACACCTGGTGATACGATTCACACGGAAGCTCCAGAATTTGAAGAAGCATCACCAGAACGTGAAACATTGAGAGAAGACTTTATGGATCGCGTGAATGAAGATATTGAAAATGAAGATAAATAA
- the serS gene encoding serine--tRNA ligase, translated as MLDIKLFRNEPERVKEKIALRQMDPAVVDEVLALDQQRRDYIQQTEELKAERNKASQQIAEKKRNKENADDAIKAQREVGEKIKNIDAQLKEADTKLNDILSRIPNLIHDDVPEGEDDSDNVELKRWGTPREFDFEAKAHWDLVESLEMADFDRAARVSGARFVYLTNDGAKLERALMNFMITMHTTQHGYREMMVPQLVNAKAMYGTGQLPKFEEDLFKVEKEGLYTIPTAEVPLTNYYRDEIVQPGVLPAKFTGQSACFRSEAGSAGRDTRGLIRLHQFNKVEMVRIEKPEDSWDALEEMTSNAEAILEALNLPYRRVILCTGDIGFGASKTYDLEVWLPSYNDYKEISSCSNCVDFQARRANIRFKRDKDAKPEYAHTLNGSGLAVGRTFAAIVENYQNEDGTITVPEALVPFMGGQTVIKPL; from the coding sequence ATGTTAGACATTAAATTATTCAGAAATGAACCAGAGAGAGTTAAGGAGAAAATCGCGTTACGTCAAATGGATCCTGCAGTTGTTGATGAAGTATTAGCGTTAGACCAACAACGCCGTGATTACATCCAACAAACTGAAGAATTAAAAGCAGAACGTAACAAAGCTTCTCAACAAATTGCTGAAAAGAAACGTAATAAAGAAAATGCGGATGACGCGATTAAAGCGCAACGTGAAGTAGGCGAAAAAATTAAAAATATCGATGCACAGCTAAAAGAAGCGGATACGAAATTAAATGACATCTTATCACGTATTCCAAACCTTATTCACGATGATGTGCCAGAAGGTGAAGATGATTCTGATAACGTAGAACTTAAAAGATGGGGAACACCACGTGAGTTCGACTTTGAAGCGAAAGCACACTGGGACTTAGTAGAATCACTAGAAATGGCAGACTTTGACCGTGCCGCACGTGTCTCTGGTGCACGTTTCGTTTATTTAACAAATGACGGTGCTAAGTTAGAACGTGCGTTAATGAACTTTATGATTACGATGCATACGACACAACACGGTTATCGCGAAATGATGGTACCACAATTAGTGAATGCTAAAGCGATGTACGGTACAGGTCAATTGCCTAAATTTGAAGAAGATCTGTTTAAAGTAGAAAAAGAAGGCTTATACACAATTCCAACTGCTGAAGTGCCTTTGACAAACTACTATAGAGACGAAATTGTACAGCCGGGTGTCTTACCAGCTAAGTTTACAGGTCAATCAGCATGTTTCAGAAGTGAAGCAGGATCAGCTGGCCGTGATACACGTGGCTTAATCCGTCTTCACCAATTCAATAAAGTTGAAATGGTACGTATCGAAAAACCTGAAGATTCTTGGGATGCTTTAGAAGAAATGACATCAAATGCAGAAGCAATTCTTGAAGCATTGAATTTACCATACCGTCGCGTGATTTTATGTACAGGGGATATTGGTTTCGGTGCAAGTAAAACTTATGACTTAGAAGTATGGTTACCAAGCTACAATGACTATAAAGAGATTAGTTCATGTTCAAACTGTGTAGATTTCCAAGCGCGTCGTGCCAACATCCGTTTCAAACGTGATAAAGATGCCAAACCTGAATATGCACATACGTTAAATGGTTCAGGTTTAGCAGTAGGTCGTACGTTTGCGGCGATTGTAGAGAACTATCAAAATGAAGATGGTACGATTACAGTGCCTGAAGCGTTAGTCCCATTCATGGGTGGTCAAACAGTCATTAAACCACTGTAA
- the gyrB gene encoding DNA topoisomerase (ATP-hydrolyzing) subunit B → MEVLADVNNSENYGASQIQVLEGLEAVRKRPGMYIGSTSERGLHHLVWEIVDNSIDEALAGYADNIEVVIEKDNWIKVTDNGRGIPVDIQEKMGRPAVEVILTVLHAGGKFGGGGYKVSGGLHGVGSSVVNALSDTLEVYVHRDGRIHHQAYHKGVPAFDLKQVGDTDQTGTVIRFKADGTIFQETTVYNYETLQKRIRELAFLNKGIRITLTDERDEENVREDSYHYEGGIKSYVELINENKEPLHDEPIYVHQTRDDIEVEIALQYNSGFATNLLTYANNIHTYEGGTHEDGFKRALTRVLNNYGTQSKLIKEDKDRLSGEDTREGLTAVVSIKHGDPQFEGQTKTKLGNSEVRQIVDRVFSELFERFLYEHPQVARIIVEKGIMASRARIAAKKAREVTRRKSALDISSLPGKLADCSSKDPSESEIFLVEGDSAGGSTKSGRDSRTQAILPLRGKILNVEKARLDKILNNNEIRQMVTAFGTGIGGEFDISKARYHKIVIMTDADVDGAHIRTLLLTFFYRFMRPLIEAGYVYIAQPPLYKLTQGKQKYYVFNDRELDKLKEKLNPTPKWSIARYKGLGEMNADQLWETTMNPENRAMLQVTLDDAIEADQTFEMLMGDVVENRRQFIEDNAVYANLDF, encoded by the coding sequence GTGGAAGTTTTGGCTGATGTGAACAACTCAGAAAACTATGGCGCAAGTCAGATTCAAGTATTGGAAGGTCTTGAAGCGGTACGTAAGCGACCAGGTATGTATATTGGTTCAACTTCAGAACGCGGTCTGCATCATCTCGTTTGGGAAATTGTCGATAACAGTATTGACGAAGCACTTGCAGGATATGCTGATAACATAGAAGTAGTCATTGAGAAGGATAATTGGATTAAAGTTACGGATAATGGACGTGGGATTCCAGTTGATATTCAAGAAAAAATGGGACGTCCTGCAGTTGAAGTGATTTTAACAGTATTACACGCTGGTGGTAAGTTCGGCGGCGGTGGATACAAAGTTTCAGGTGGTTTACACGGTGTGGGCTCATCAGTAGTAAACGCCTTAAGTGACACATTAGAAGTTTATGTGCACAGAGACGGTCGTATTCATCATCAAGCGTACCATAAAGGTGTCCCTGCTTTTGATTTAAAACAAGTGGGCGATACAGATCAAACGGGAACAGTCATCCGTTTCAAAGCGGACGGTACGATTTTCCAAGAGACAACCGTTTATAACTATGAAACGTTGCAAAAACGTATTCGTGAATTGGCATTTTTAAATAAAGGCATCCGTATTACGCTCACAGACGAACGTGACGAAGAAAACGTGCGTGAGGATAGTTATCACTATGAAGGTGGAATTAAGTCGTATGTGGAGCTTATAAACGAAAATAAAGAGCCTTTACATGATGAGCCGATTTATGTGCACCAAACACGTGACGACATTGAAGTGGAAATTGCACTACAATACAACAGTGGTTTTGCGACAAATCTACTAACATATGCGAACAACATTCATACGTATGAAGGTGGGACGCACGAAGACGGCTTTAAACGTGCATTGACAAGAGTGTTGAACAATTATGGTACACAAAGCAAGTTAATTAAAGAAGATAAGGATCGTTTATCAGGTGAAGATACACGCGAAGGCTTAACAGCAGTCGTGTCGATTAAACATGGTGATCCACAATTCGAAGGTCAAACGAAAACAAAATTAGGTAACTCTGAAGTCCGTCAAATTGTTGACCGTGTCTTCTCAGAGCTTTTTGAGCGCTTTTTATATGAACATCCTCAAGTGGCACGCATCATCGTAGAAAAAGGGATTATGGCATCACGCGCACGTATTGCTGCTAAAAAAGCACGTGAAGTAACGCGCCGTAAATCTGCTTTGGACATTTCAAGTTTGCCAGGTAAATTAGCGGACTGTTCAAGTAAAGATCCGTCTGAAAGTGAGATTTTCTTAGTAGAGGGTGACTCTGCCGGGGGGTCTACAAAATCAGGTCGTGACTCACGTACACAAGCGATTTTACCGTTGCGTGGTAAAATTTTAAACGTTGAAAAAGCACGCTTAGATAAAATTTTAAACAACAATGAAATTCGTCAAATGGTAACTGCATTTGGTACAGGTATTGGCGGCGAATTCGATATTTCGAAAGCACGCTACCATAAGATTGTCATTATGACCGATGCGGATGTCGATGGTGCGCATATTCGTACGTTATTACTCACATTCTTCTATCGCTTTATGCGTCCGTTGATTGAAGCGGGTTACGTGTATATTGCACAGCCACCGTTGTACAAGCTGACGCAAGGTAAACAAAAGTATTATGTGTTTAATGATCGTGAGCTTGATAAATTAAAAGAAAAACTGAATCCTACGCCAAAATGGTCTATTGCACGCTATAAAGGTTTAGGTGAGATGAATGCGGATCAGTTATGGGAGACAACAATGAATCCAGAAAACCGAGCGATGTTGCAAGTGACGTTGGATGATGCGATTGAAGCAGACCAAACTTTTGAAATGTTAATGGGCGATGTCGTTGAAAATCGTCGTCAGTTCATTGAAGATAACGCCGTATATGCGAACCTGGATTTCTAG
- the recF gene encoding DNA replication/repair protein RecF (All proteins in this family for which functions are known are DNA-binding proteins that assist the filamentation of RecA onto DNA for the initiation of recombination or recombinational repair.): MKLKTLQLENYRNYEQISLDCHPEVNILIGENAQGKTNLLESIYTLALAKSHRTTNDRELIRFNAEYAKIEGELNFRHGMMPLTMFITKKGKKVKVNHLEQSRLTQYIGHLNVVLFAPEDLSIVKGAPQVRRRFIDMELGQISRLYLNDLSQYQRILKQRNHYLKQLQLKKTQDTTMLEVLNHQFVEYAVKVTQRRQQFIKELELLAAPIHSGITNERETLTLQYLPSIKIEDVSQSEDVLIQQVLENVQHHMEREIERGVSLYGPHRDDLAFQVNGMDAQTYGSQGQQRTTALSIKLAEIELMNQEVGEYPILLLDDVLSELDDARQTHLLSTIQHKVQTFVTTTSVDGIDHEIMKDAKVYRITQGNIKQ; encoded by the coding sequence ATGAAACTCAAAACACTCCAACTAGAAAATTATCGCAATTATGAACAGATAAGCCTGGATTGTCACCCAGAGGTCAATATCTTAATCGGAGAAAACGCACAAGGGAAAACCAATTTATTAGAATCGATTTATACTTTGGCACTCGCAAAAAGCCACCGTACGACGAATGACAGGGAATTGATTCGCTTTAATGCTGAGTATGCTAAAATAGAAGGTGAGCTTAATTTTCGTCATGGCATGATGCCGCTCACGATGTTTATTACGAAAAAAGGTAAAAAAGTTAAGGTGAATCATTTAGAACAGAGTCGTTTGACCCAGTATATTGGCCATTTGAATGTCGTCCTCTTTGCCCCGGAAGATTTAAGTATCGTCAAAGGAGCACCACAAGTGAGACGGCGTTTTATTGATATGGAGCTCGGTCAAATTTCGCGCTTGTATTTGAATGATTTATCTCAATATCAACGCATTTTAAAACAACGTAACCATTATTTGAAGCAACTACAGCTCAAAAAGACACAAGATACGACGATGCTTGAAGTATTGAATCATCAATTTGTAGAATATGCGGTTAAAGTGACTCAGCGTAGGCAGCAATTCATTAAAGAGTTAGAATTGCTTGCCGCGCCGATTCATTCTGGGATTACGAATGAACGCGAAACTTTGACACTGCAATATTTACCAAGCATCAAAATAGAAGACGTCTCGCAGTCTGAGGACGTCTTAATTCAACAAGTGCTAGAAAATGTGCAACACCATATGGAACGTGAAATTGAGCGCGGTGTGAGTTTGTATGGACCGCACCGTGACGATTTAGCATTTCAAGTGAATGGCATGGATGCACAAACTTACGGCTCTCAAGGCCAACAACGCACGACGGCACTTTCGATAAAATTAGCAGAAATAGAATTAATGAATCAGGAAGTGGGGGAATACCCCATTTTATTACTTGATGACGTTTTAAGTGAGTTGGATGATGCACGTCAAACACATCTTTTGAGCACCATTCAACATAAAGTACAAACTTTTGTCACGACCACGTCAGTAGATGGTATTGATCATGAAATTATGAAGGATGCAAAGGTATATCGGATTACACAAGGAAATATAAAGCAATAG